Below is a genomic region from Catenuloplanes atrovinosus.
CAGCGCCTCGCCGTCCTCGGTGCGGCCCGCCTCCCGGCCGGGCAGCACGCTCAGGTGGTGGGCGAACCAGTGGCCGGGGTCGTCGGCCCTCTCCAGCAGCAGCGCCAGGCACTCCTCGATCGGGCCCTCGTCCAGGACGGTCCAGAAGCCGCGGCGGGCGCCGTGAGCGGTGAGAAGGGCCTCGGAGTGTACGGGCAGGAGGTCGCTGGCTTCGTTGCCCGCGACGGCGAGCTCCACGGATTGCAATCGCGCACTGTTCACCGACACAGCGTAGGAGGCCTTGACCAGGGCCGGAATCTCATCGCGAAGACTCCGGCCCTGATCGCCCAGTCAGACGAGCGCGTGCTCGCCGCGCTGCTTGAGCTCGTCGACGAGCTGCTTGACGTCCTGGGCGCGGTCGCGCGGGCAGACCAGCACCGCGTCGTCGGTGTCCACCACGATCAGGTCGCGGACGCCCAGCGCGGCCACCAGGCGGCCGGAGTGCGGCACCACGACCAGGTCGCTGGAGTCCTTGATCAGCACCTTGGGGCGCTCACCCGACGCGTCCGCGCCGAGCACCATGTTGCCCGCCTGGTCCGTGGTGAGCACCTCGCCGAGCGTGTGGAAGTCGCCGACGTCGTTCCACCCGAAGTCGCCGGAGACGGTCGCGACCTGGCCGGCCGCGGCGGCGCCCTCCATGACCGCGTAGTCGACGGAGATGCGCGGCAGCGTCGGCCACACCTCGCCGAGCACGTCCTCCTGCTCCGGGGTCTCCCAGGCGGCGGCGATGCGCGAGATGCCGGACGCCAGCTGCGGCTGCTGCCGGGCCAGCTCGGCGAGGAAGACGTCGACGCGCCAGACGAACATGCCGGCGTTCCACAGGTAGCGGCCGGACGAGACGTACGACTCCGCGACCTCGAAGGTCGGCTTCTCCTTGAACTCCTCCACGCGCATCAGCGGGCCGCCGTCGATGTCGCCGCCGCACTGCAGGTAGCCGTAGCCGGTCTCGGGGTGGGTCGGCGTGATGCCGACCGTCATCAGCAGACCGGACTCGGCGCCCACGATCGCGGACCGGAGCACCTCGACGTACGCCTCGGCGTCCGCGATCAGGTGGTCGGCCGCGAACGAGCCCATCACGGCCTCCGGCTCGTGACGCGCGATCACGGCGGCGGCCAGCGCGATCGCGGCGCACGAGTCACGCGGCGACGGCTCGACCAGGATGTTGGACTCGGGCAGACCGGCCAGCTGCCGGGACACCGCGGCGGCATGCGACACGCCGGTCACCACGAACGTCCGCTCCGCCGGGGCCAGCGGCTCCAGCCGGGCCACGGTGGCCTGCAGCAACGAGTCGTCGGTGCCGGTCAGCGGGTGGAGGAACTTGGGGTGACCCGCGCGGGACAGCGGCCACAGGCGCGTGCCGCTCCCGCCTGCCGGGATGACGGTGTAGAACATGGGCGCCATCATGCCCGGTCAAGATGAGTGCTCGAGCGTGCCACACATATACAGATGGTAACGATCAGTCACGGCTCAATGACCCAAAAGGGCGTTTCCGGTTACTCCGCGTCAGGCCGCCGCGCGCGTCCACGCGGCGACGTGCACGTCCGCGCTGGACTCCCAGGTGAACTCCTTCGCCCGGTCGAATCCCGCCTTCGCCAGCGACCGGCGGCGCGCCTCGTCGTCGAGCAGCGCGGCCAGGTCCGCCGCGATCTGGCCGGGCGCCTCCGAGGTGTAGGCCACCGCGTCGCCGCCGACCTCGGGCAGCGACAGCCGCGGCGTGGTGAGCACCGGGGCCGCACAGGCCATCGCCTCGAGGATCGGCAGACCGAAACCCTCGCCGTACGACGGGTACGCCGCGACCAGCGCGCCGCCCAGGAAGCCGGGCAGGTCCGCGTAGCGCAGGTAACCCGGGCGCAGCAGGCGCAGGTGCGGCGGCACCTCCGCCACGGCCCGGTCGATGTCGTCGTCGTGCCCCTGACCGCCCGCGATGACCAGCGCCGGCGGGTCGTCCCGGTCGGCGACCGCGCGCGCCCAGCCACGAATCAGGTTCGGCACGTTCTTCCGCGGCTCCTTCGCACCGAGGAACGCGACGTACTGCGTGCCCCCCAGGCCGAGGCGGGCCCGCACGCGCGCCTTCTCCTCGTCGGTGGGCGCGTGGAACGCGGTGTGGTCGACGCCGTGGTACGCCACATCGATCATGGTGGGGTCCGCGTCCAGCAGCCGGATCAGCTCGTCGCGGGTGGCCTTGCTGGGCACGATCACCCGGTTGGCCCGGCGCAGCGACGTCTTGATCGCGCTCCGGAAGAACGTGCGCTTGGACTTGTCGTAGTGCTCCGGCTCGGTGAAGAACGTGGCGTCGTGGACGGTCACGGTCACCGGGCACATCGCGCGCAGCGGGCAGGTGTAGAACGGCGAGTGCAGCACCCGCGCGCCGACCTGCTGGGCCAGCATCGGCAGGCCGGTCTGCTCCCAGGCGAGCCGGGCCGGGCGGTGCGCGACCGCGGCCGGGGCGGCGATGACCTCGGCGCCGGGCAGCATCCGCGCGTATCGCTCCTGGTCCGTCCGCAGCGCCACGACGGCCAGATCGACGGCGGTGCCGACCATGCCGCCGAGCGCGCCGAGCAGCCCGTCCACGTATCTGCCGACCCCGCCACGGTCGGCGGGGACGCTGGTGGCGTCGACGAGAACGCGGGGCGGTTGACCGGCGGTCACAGGGCAACTCCTCGATCTGTCAGCGGTGCGTGTGGTGCGGCCTCGCGCGAACCGGGGGCGGCGACCGGAGCAAGCCTACGCCGATCCGGTTCAGCGGCGATGTCCACGACGCGACGGTAAAGGGTCTTTCCATCCACCGCTCACACGGCATTATCGGATCTTCCGCCCACCCTCATCGCGCCGAGCAAGAGTAGTCACGCTCCGTACAACTTGATGAGGTCGGTTCGGAAAATTCGCCCGGCCGCGACGCCGTGACCTGGCCCGGTTCACCACCGGGCGCCGATTTCGCACATCACGCACATCAGCCCGACGCGGCGCGGCGCGCGGCGAGTTGCTCGAACGCGGCCAACGACTCCGGATTCGCCAGCGCGCCCGTGGCCGCGGCCTCGGTGGCCGGCGTTCCGCACAGGATCCGCTTCACCGGAACCTCCAGCTTCTTGCCGGACAGCGTGCGCGGCACCGCCCCGATCGTGTGAATCTCGTCCGGCACGTGCCGCGGCGACAACCCGGTCCGCAGCGCGTCCCGGATCGCCCGGGGATCAGGATCCAGACCATTCGCCGGTACGACGAACAGCAGCAGTTCCTCGGTCTCCTCCAGGTGCACGACCAGTGAGTCGGCGACTTCGTCCAGCCCCTCCACCACCGCATAGAACTCCGCGGTCCCGAGCCGCACGCCGCCCCGGTTGAGGGTGGCGTCGGACCGGCCGGTGATCACGCAGGAGCCGTCCTCGCCGATGGTGATCCAGTCGCCGTGCCGCCACACCCCCGGATAGACGCCGAAGTACGCCTCCCGGTACCGCTCGCCACGCTCGTCGCCCCAGAACCCGACCGGCATGCTCGGCATCGGCGCGGTGATCACCAGCTCGCCGAGCCGGTCGTGCACCGGCCTGCCGTCCGGATCGAACGCCTCCACCCGCGCGCCCAGCGCCCGGCAGGCGATCCGCCCGGACCGGACCGGCAGCAGCGGCGAGCCGCCCACGAAGCCGGTGCACACGTCCGTACCCCCGGAGAGGGAGTCCAGCCGCAGGTCACCGTGCACCTCGCGGTACACCCAGTCGAAGCCCTCGGCGGGCAGCGGCGCGCCGGTCGAGCCGATCCCGCGCACCCGGGACAGGTCCGCCACCTCCCGCGGCACCAGCCCGGCCTTGCGGCAGGCCAGCAGGAACGGCGCGGACGTGCCGAAGTACGTGGTCCCGGTCTCCTCCGCCAGCCGCCACATCGCGCCCAGGTCCGGGTGACCGGGGTCGCCGTCGAACAGCACGATCGAGGCGCCCACGGCCGGGCCGGAGACCAGGAAGTTCCACATCATCCAGCCGGTGGTGGTGAACCACAGGAACCGGTCGCCGGGGCCGAGATCGTGGTGCAGCGCCAGCATCTTCAGGTGCTCCAGCAGGATGCCGCCGTGCCCGTGCACGATCGGCTTCGGCAGCCCGGTGGTGCCGGAGGAGTAGAGCACGTACAGCGGATGATCGAACGGCACCGGCGCGAACTCCAGCGGCTCGTCCGTCGGCGCGGCCAGCGCGGACCACGGCTCCGCGTCCGCGCCGTCCCCCAGATACGGGATCACCACGGTATGGGTGAGCGACGGCAGCGCGGCGCGGATCTTCGCCACCTCGGCCCGCCGGTCGACCGTCTTGTTCCCGTAGCGGTAGCCGTCCACCGCGACCAGCACCGTCGGGGCGATCTGCCGCCAGCGGTCGATCACGCTGCGGACGCCGAACTCGGGCGCGCACGACGAGAAGACCGCGCCCAGACTCGCCGTGGCCAGCAGCAGCACCAGCGTCTCCGGGATGTTCGGCGCGTACGCCACCACCCGGTCGCCGCGCGTGACGCCGCGGGCGCGCAGCCCCGCCCGTACCCTCGCGACCTGGTCCGTCAGGTCCTTCCGGGTCCAGTCCCGGGGCGCGACGGTCTGGCCGCGCGCCAGCAGGATCGGCCCGTCCCCGACCCCGTTCGCCCTGAGCACGTGCTCCGCGTAGTTGAGCGTGGCGCCGGGGAACCAGCGCGCGCCCGGCATCGCCGGATCCGGCAGCACCGCGTGCGGCGGGTCGTAGGCGTGCACGCCGAAGTGGTCCCAGATCGACGACCAGAATGCCGGCAGATCCGCGACCGACCATTCCCAGAGCGCGCGATAGTCCGCGAAGCGCAGCCCGCGCTCCCGCTCCAGCCAGGCGAGATAGGCGCCGATCCGGCTGTGCTCACGGACGTCGGCGGGCGGAGACCACAGCGTTGTGCCCATCCCCCGATACTGCCCTAACCAGCGTTAAGGAGTAAGTGGACTTTCGCCATGCGGCCCAGAGATGACCGGAAAGCCGGAAAACGGTACGGTGCGCGCTATGCGACACATCTGGAGTCTGATAGCCGGGCTGGTGGCGGCACCACTGACCTGGCTCCTCCTCGCCACCGGCCAGGCGTCGTCGTCCGCGCTGATCGCCGGCTGGGTGGCTGCCGGGCGCGGGTGGGACACCCACGATCTCCTCGAGCCGGCCGCGTTCCTCCTCGTCGCCGGCGTGCTGCTCGGCACCCTCGGCACGCTGCGGATCTCCCCCCTCGGTCCGCTGGTCGCAGGCCTGCTGCTGATCGCCGCGTACGTGGCGACGTTCATCGACCCGCTGGCGGTCCGCGACGCGATCCCGAACGACTGGCGGATCGAGGGCCGCGCGGTGCCGCTGCACGTGCCACTGGACAACGGCACGCTCGCGGTGCTCGGCGTCATGCTGCTGGCCGCGCCGTTCAGCGTGCAGCGGTGGCGGCGGTGGCCGCTCGCGGTCGCCGCACCGGCCGCGGACACGCCGGCCGACCCGGACACCGCCGAGACCGCCGACGTGTCGGAATCGAACGACGTGACCATGGAGCTGAAGCCGGTGTCGCCGGCCGCCCCCTCCGCCCCCCGGCCTTCTCCGGCGGCACCGTTGACCGCCGCGAGCGTGGCCGTGCCGGGGCCGGTGGTGGAGAGCCCGGCCGCGAAGCGCGCGGCGGGAGGCGCCACCCCGTCCCCGTCCCCGTCCCCGTCCTCGCCGCAGCCGTCGCCGTCGCCCGCCGCTCCGCCGCCGTCGCCCGCGCCGCGGCCGGCCCCCGGTGGACCCGCGCCGACCGATCCGGACGGCCCCGCCCCGGAGGAGCCGCCGGTGCCGTCCGCGCGCCGTCCCGAGTCGCCGTGGTCGCAGCCGCCGAGCGGATCGAGCAACCGCACCAAGACCCCCGGTTAGCCCACTTACCTCTGCGTGACCGTCCGAATACACTCCCGGAAGCGTCGATTGCCGGGAGGTCGGATGCGCCACGTCGGCTCAGTCCTGGTGTCCCTGCTCCTCGCGCCGGTGATCTGGATCCTCGTCGGCGCGGGGCTGAACCGCTGGGGCGGCACCCCGTCCCCCAGCACGATCTTCGGCCTGCTCGCGCTCCTCACCGCCGGCACCTTCTACGCCCCACTCGTCCTGGTGCGCCTCTCCCCCGCCGGCCCCGGCCTCACCGGCCTGCTCTACCTGGCCGCCTCCTGCTGGGCCGGCCTCGCCCCCACCGGCTGGGCGGCCACGATGCCGGACAGCGCACTCGGCGCCCACGGCGCCGTCGAGGACCCGGCGCTGCACGCGGCGGCGCTGCTGGCGATCCCACTCCTCGGCACGCTGCTCGACGCCCGCCGCTGGCGCGGCTACGACCACGTACCCCCGATCGCCACCGCCGCCTCCTGGCCGCCGCCTCGCGCCGCCGTTTCCGCTCCCGCCCCGGAGAAGCCGCCGTGGCCGCCGGTCCCGGCCGGCCTGTCGGCCGTTCCGGCTCCTCGGCGTCCACCGGGTGGACGATCCGCCCACCGGGACGGATGACCGCCCGCGAATAGATCGCCTGGCGATCACTCGTATAGCGCGCAACCCGCTGATGGTGCCGTTCGGTGAACAGGCACAGCAGGGGGCGCTCATGGTCTGGGTCGTGGTGACGGCGGGTCTCGCCGCCGGAGCATGGGGTTGCGCGGACTTCCTCGCCGGCCTGCTGGCCGTGGCCGCCGCCGTCGGAGCGCTGGAAACCGTGGCCGACGCCGCCTTCGTCCTCGCCGCCGGGGACGGCCGGCTCGGCCTGGCCGCGATGCTCGCCTCGCTGTACCCCGCCGTGACGGTCCTGCTCAACGCCTACATCCTCGGCGAACGTCTGCACCTGATCCACGGCTGCGGCGTCGCCACCGCGCTCTTCGCCATCGCCTGCCTGGCCGGCTGATACCGCCCCGTTTCGGCGCATGCGTCCCCGGGAAGCCGAAGAGGACGAAAGGAGGCGTCAATGCGCACCCCCGAGCAGGTACTCAAGGATCATCTCCGCCGCCGCCAGGACGGCGACCTGGAGTCAGACCTGCGCCACAACTATCACCCCGAGGTCCGCCTGCTGTCCGCCGAGGGCATCCACCACGGCCACGACGGCGTCCGAAAGCTCGCGGAGATCCTGAAAAGCTACCTACCCGCCGGCGAATACCGCTACGACCAGGTCCTCACGGACGGCAACATCGGCATGCTCACCTGGTCCGGCCGCTGCGGCGAAGACGGCGGCATCCACGACGGCGTCGACAGCTACGTCATAGAGGACGACGTGATAGTCGCCCAGACCATCCATTATTCCTCGCAGTAAACCGCCGGAGTCGTCGGCGGCAGGACAGCGACCACCCGCGGGCCATCATTCGCCACCCCCAGCGGCCAACCACCCGGCCCGCCCCACCTCGCGCGTCCTGCCGCCGCACGGAGTCCGCATCCATCGATGCACCCGGCAGCGAGATCGACAATCACAGCTGACTCCAGCGCCGCCGCCACGGTCCCACGCGACGGCCTATTCGTTGACGAGCCTGAAGTCGCTGCTGGTGTGCCCATATTCGTGCTGATCCCGGGCCATGAGCTTCCCTGACAACCGATTCTTGACGGCGAATTCAGCACACGGAGTACGGGGAGTATAGGCAGCGGCGGAGAACGGCCTTCGCGGCCGACGGACGAAGGCCGGGCCTCGTCCGTCAGCCCAGCTCCGTCACCTTGCGGAGCAGCACCGACCGTTCCCGCTCGTTGCGGCACAGCCGGGCGGCCAGCTCCAGCTCCGCCCGCGCCTCGGCCCGGCGCCCGAGGCGGGACAGCAGCTCGCCGCGCACGGTCGGGAGCAGGTGCGAACCGGATAGGAGATCCGTCGCGGCCAGATCGTCGACCATGGGCAGGGCGCGCTCGGGGCCGTACGCCATGGCGACCGCGACCGCCCGGTTCAGGTCGACGATCGGGGACGGTGCCACGCGGCCGAGCGCCTCGTAGAGCAGCACGATCCGTTCCCAGTCGGTCTCGGCCACGGACGGCGCGGCGTCGTGGCAGGCGGCGATGCCGGCCTGGAGCCCGTACGGGCCGAGGCCCCGGCCCAGCGCGGACGCGCGGTCCAGCGCGGCCGTACCCCGCCGGATCGCGGACCGGTCCCAGAGTCGCCGGTCCTGGTCCTCCAGCAGGATCGGCTCGCCGTCCGGGCCGGTCCGGGCCGGGAACCGCGCGGCGGTCAGCTCGCAGAGCGCGAGCAGGCCGTGCACCTCCGGCTCGTCCGGCAGCAGCGCGGCGAGCATGCGGGCCAGCCGGATCGCCTCGCGGGCCAGGTCGGGGCGGAGCAGGTCCGTGCCGGAGGTGGCGGTCGAGCCCTCCGTGAAGATCACGTAGAGCACGCTCAGTACCGTGCCGAGCCGCTCCTTGCGCTGGTCCGCGGCGGGCAGCTCGAACGCGACGCGGGCGGCCGCGATGGTCTTCTTCGCCCGGGTGATCCGCGCCTGCAGCGTGGGCACCGGCACCAGGAACGCGCGGGCGATCTCCTCGCTGGTCAGGCCGCCGACCGCGCGCAGCGTGAGCGCCACGCGCGCCTCCGGCGCCAGGACCGGGTGACAGGCCGTGAAGATCAGCGCGAGGACGTCGTCGTCGATCCGGTCCGGGTCCCAGTCCTGCTCGGCCGCGGCCTCGTCCTCCACCAGCAGCGGATAGCGCCGCTCCAGCGCGCTGCGCCGCCGGAACCCGTCGATCGCACGCCGCCGCGCGGTCGACAGCAGCCAGCCGACCGGGCTGTCCGGGACGCCGTCCCGCCGCCAGGAGACCAGCGCCTCGGCCAGCGCCTCCTGCGCCACGTCCTCGGCCAGCGAGAAGTCACCGGTGTAGCGGGCGAGCGCACTGACGATCCGCGCGGACTCGATCCGCCAGACCGCCTCGACGGCCCGCCGCACCGGGTCACCGGCGAGCGGTTCACCGGCCGGCGGGCCATCGGCAGCGGCGTCCATCAGAGCTGGCCGGTCCGCTCGCGCCAGGCCCGCTCCATGATGATCCACTCGTTGTCCTGGGGGAACTCCTCGATGCTCGGAACCCGGCGGATCTCGGTCTTCGAGCCCTTGATCGCCGGCATCCGCTTCGCCCACTCGACGGCCTCCTCCTTCGTGGCCACCTCGAGGATGTAGTAGCCGCCGAACAGCTCCTTCGTCTCCCCGTACGGCCCGTCCGTCACGACCGGCTTCTCCCCGCTGTAGTCGACCACCACACCGTTCGCCGGATCGTCCAGCCCCTCCGCCGCCACCAGCACACCCGCGTCGATCAACTCCTTGTTGAACCGCCCCATCATCGCGAGCATCTCGTCGAACGACTTCTCCCCCATCTCCGCCATCGACTCATCCGTACCCCGCATGATCAGCATGTACTTCGCCACGACCGCTCTCCTCGTCTCCTCGCGGGCCGCCTCTCGACCCCCGACAATCCCAGGTCGAACACCCCACCCCCGAATCGACACGACCCCAGAACTTTTTCCGGGCCGTTTTTTCGAAGATCAAGACCTGGGTCTTCCCGCTCCCGGCGTGGTCCGGCCCGCATGCTCCCGCGGGCCAACCTCCGGCTCCCCTCCGACTCCGCTGGCGCTCCGCTCCGGTCCGCCGATCGGAGCCGGCATCCGTGTGGTCACCGAAACCCACGCCGGCCACACCGTCGCCCACCTCCCGGCCGCGCTCCCGCCGCGTCCGCAGCGGGCCCGTCGATCGACCAGTTTTCCTCTATGTGAGCCTCAGGCACGTAATTCGCGCCGAATAACGTGCCTGAGGCTCACATAGTCACAGTGGTCCGGGCGAGCGAGTGTCGCGCCGTCGGGTTCCGTCGCACATCGGTTCCCGGCGGTTCGGGGATGCGGCGGCGCGGCCGGGAGGCGGTGGCGCCGGGATCGCGGGGTTGTCGTGACCAGCGGCGGGACCGGCTCCGAGGCGGCGGCGGAGCGGCGGCGGAGCCGCCGCGAGGTTTGCCCGCGGGAGCATGCGGGGCGCGGCCGGGCCGGGAGCGGGAATATCGGGATCGCCCTGGAGCGAACTCAACGCCCGCGGCAGCGAGCGGGACGCGGCCGGGCTGGACGGGGTCAGGGGTGGAGGAGGCCGGCGGGGGCGCGCATGTGCCAGGCGTCGGTGATGAGTTCGGTGAGGCGGGTGGGGGTGACCGGGGGGAGGCGGAGCATGACCAGGGGGAGATCGTCGTAGCCGGGGGCGGTGAAGAAGAGGTCCGGCTCGCCGAGGAGGAGGGCCTGTTTCTCGGCCTCGTCGCCGACGAAGAGAACGGCGACGTCGGTACGGATGCGGCGGGGCTTGCCGGGGAGACGCTCGGGGTAGGACCAGACGAAGCCCTTCCCGGCGACGCGGAAGTCGAAGCCCTCGCTGTCGATCTCCACGACGTGCGGGAGGCCGAGCGCGATCCGGCGCACGTCGTCGGCGTCAGCCATGGCCGGTTCCCCGCATGGAGCGAGCGTACCGGCTAGATTCGGGGCATGGCGGCCAGTAAGTCGCCGGCCGTCACGGTCGAGGCCGGCGATCACGAGGTGCGTGTCTCCAACCCGGACCGGGTGTACTTTCCGGCGCTCGGGCTCACCAAGCTGGACCTGGTGCACTACTACCTGGCGGTCGGCGACGGGATCGTGCGGGCGCTGCGGGAGCGGCCGTGCATGCTGCACCGGTTCCCGGACGGGCTGGCCGGGGAGAAGGTGCATCAGAAGCGGGTGCCGCACGGCGCGCCGGACTGGCTGGAGACCGTGCGGGTGTCGTTCCCGCGGTACAAGCGGCACGCGGACGAGCTGTGCGTGACCAAACCGGCGGACGTGATCTGGGCGGTGCAGATGTCGACGGTCGAGTTCCACCCGTGGAACTCGAGGCGGGCGGACACGGAGCGGCCGGACGAGTGGCGCATCGACCTCGACCCGATGCCGGACTGCCCGTTCGACCGGGTGCGCCGGGTGGCCGCCGTCGCCCACGAGGTGCTGGACGAGCTGGGCATCGTGGGTTATCCGAAGACGTCCGGCGGGCGGGGGCTGCACGTGTACGTGCGGATCGCGCCGCGCTGGGGGTTCACGGACGTGCGGCGGGCCGCGCTGGCGTTCGCGCGCGAGGTGGAGCGGCGCGCGCCGCAGGACGTGACGACCGCGTGGTGGCGGCGGGAGCGCGATCCGAGCGCGCTGTTCGTGGACTACAACCAGAACGCGCGCGACCACACGATCGCCAGCGCGTACTCGGTGCGCGGCGTCCCGGACGCGACGGTGTCCACACCGGTCGACTGGGCGGAGATCCCCGACCTGGACCCGCGGGATTTCACGGTGCTGACCGTGCCGGAGCGGTTCGCCGCGCGCGGGGACCTCCACGCGCGGATCGACGACGAGGCGTTTCCGCTGGACCGGCTGCTGGAGTGGGCGGAGCGGGACGAGGCGGCCGGGCTCGGCGACCCCGGCACGGCGTCCGACTGAAACCGTTCCCTATTGGACATCCGGCGGTGGACGGCGCAGGCTGAGCGAGCTGTGCGAACGGGGACCGCTGAACGACGGAGCTGATCTGTGCGAATCGAGAGACGTCTACTGGCAGGCCTGACCACCCTGACCGTCACCCTCGGCGCGCTGGTCACGCCGGCCGCCGCGAGCGCGTCACCGTCCGAGCCGCCGCTCGGCGAGTTCCTCCGGCGGGCGCTCGACGGCCTGGCCTTCGAGGAGGTGCTGGACACCGCGCCGCCCACCGCCGCGGCGGTGGTGACGACCGACAAGGAGATCGCGACGGTACGGCGGGCGCCCGCCACCGTCATCGCGCCGATCGCGCAGCAGCCGCAGATCGACGCCACCGTGCTGGAGCTGGACGCGGCCGGCCGGATCATCGGTTCCGCGACCGTGCTGATGAGCCCGCGGTACCCGGACGGCGTCGTCGTCGACGTGGACCGCGACCTGCACACCACGGACGTGCGGTGGCGGGAGTGGGACGACGAGGGCTGGTACGCGAACCAGGGACAGGGCACGGTCGACATCGTGCCGGGGCGTGAGGGCGCGTCGCTGGACTTCATGTCGCCGTACCCGGCCTCGGTCATGAAGCTCATGGTCGCGTTCGGCGTGCTGCGCCTGATCGACCGCGGCACCGCCACGCTGGACGAGCCGTATCCGTACCGCCCGGCCGAGCCGAGCACGCTCTGCGGCCCGGACGCGGACGACACGCTGCGCGGCTACCTCGACCGGATGCTGACCGAGTCGTCGAACGAGGCCGCCTGCGCTCTGATCAAGTTCCTCTGGGACCGGAGCGCGGTCGACGAGCTGAACCAGACGTTCCAGAACCTCGGCCTGGAGACGCTGCGGCTGCTCAACACGCGCCCGTCGAACGGCGGCCGGTGGACCAACTCGCTCACCATGAGCTCGCTCGACACCGCGAAGCTGCTGGCCATCGTGAACGGCGGCCCCGGCACGCTGTGGACCGCGCCGAACGGCCACCGGGTCACGAAGAACGAGCTGAGCCGCGCGTCCCGCGAGTTCTTCCTGTCCATGCTGCACCAGCAGGGCTGGAACTGGATGCTGTCCACCACCAACTACTGCGGCCGCGAGTACCCGGCGCCCGGCATCCCGCAGAAGGTGGCCCCGCGCTGGATCGCCGCCGACGGCACCGTGACCGTGGCCGGCACCTCGTTCGGCGCGGACGTGCGCCCGTGCAACCGCGCGGCCGAGGTGACGTTCGCGCACAAGCCCGGCTGGGTCAGCACCAGCGGCGCCGACGCCGGCATCGTCACCTCACTCCCCGGCGAGCGCCCCCGCCACTACATCATCTCCGTCTTCTCCAACCTCGGCGAGCAGTACGTCGACGCCAACCGCCCAGCCGACGCCGGCCCGTCCGCCTACACGGAGAAGTTCGCCCGACTCGGCGCCCTCATCGACGCCTACCAGGCCCACCGCCGCTGACCGGAGCGCGGACGACGCGAGCGACGCCGGAGGCCGGGGCCTTCGGCGTCGCCGGGGCGAAACCCTGGGTCAGGCGGCGTGGGCGGGCGTGGCGCGGGCGGGCTCGGTGGGGTGGCTGGGGGTGCGAAGGCCGAGGCGGCCGCGGGTGGCGATGATGAGCACGAGGGCCGCGGCGGTGGAGGCGATCAGCTGGCCCCAGAGCGTGTCGACGGTGAAGTCGAGGGTCGGGAAGACCTCGGGCCAGAGCAGCGAGTAGGTGCTGTTGATGCCGGCGTGCAGCAGCATGATCAGCGGCACGCTCTGGCCGGTGCGGTTGAAGACCCAGGTCATGACCAGGCTCAGCGGTACGCAGCCGGCGATGAAGACG
It encodes:
- the ligD gene encoding non-homologous end-joining DNA ligase produces the protein MAASKSPAVTVEAGDHEVRVSNPDRVYFPALGLTKLDLVHYYLAVGDGIVRALRERPCMLHRFPDGLAGEKVHQKRVPHGAPDWLETVRVSFPRYKRHADELCVTKPADVIWAVQMSTVEFHPWNSRRADTERPDEWRIDLDPMPDCPFDRVRRVAAVAHEVLDELGIVGYPKTSGGRGLHVYVRIAPRWGFTDVRRAALAFAREVERRAPQDVTTAWWRRERDPSALFVDYNQNARDHTIASAYSVRGVPDATVSTPVDWAEIPDLDPRDFTVLTVPERFAARGDLHARIDDEAFPLDRLLEWAERDEAAGLGDPGTASD
- a CDS encoding serine hydrolase; its protein translation is MRIERRLLAGLTTLTVTLGALVTPAAASASPSEPPLGEFLRRALDGLAFEEVLDTAPPTAAAVVTTDKEIATVRRAPATVIAPIAQQPQIDATVLELDAAGRIIGSATVLMSPRYPDGVVVDVDRDLHTTDVRWREWDDEGWYANQGQGTVDIVPGREGASLDFMSPYPASVMKLMVAFGVLRLIDRGTATLDEPYPYRPAEPSTLCGPDADDTLRGYLDRMLTESSNEAACALIKFLWDRSAVDELNQTFQNLGLETLRLLNTRPSNGGRWTNSLTMSSLDTAKLLAIVNGGPGTLWTAPNGHRVTKNELSRASREFFLSMLHQQGWNWMLSTTNYCGREYPAPGIPQKVAPRWIAADGTVTVAGTSFGADVRPCNRAAEVTFAHKPGWVSTSGADAGIVTSLPGERPRHYIISVFSNLGEQYVDANRPADAGPSAYTEKFARLGALIDAYQAHRR